A region from the Aeromicrobium choanae genome encodes:
- a CDS encoding glycine--tRNA ligase: MASVIDTVISLCKRRGFVYQCGEIYGGTRSAWDYGPLGVELKENVKRQWWRSMVQGRDDVVGLDSSVILPTPVWQASGHLAAFVDPLVECLQCHKRYRQDHLQEAYAEKHGLDDPDAVEMSTLVCANCGTRGQWTEPRMFNGLLKTFLGPVESEEGLHYLRPETAQGIFVNFAQVMTSSRQKPPFGIGQIGKSFRNEITPGNFIFRTREFEQMEMEFFVKPGEDEEWHQYWIDTRLKWYTDLGVNPDNLRLFEHPAEKLSHYSKRTVDIEYRFGFAGSEFGELEGVANRTDFDLSTHAEHSGRDLSYFDQANNERWTPYVIEPAAGVNRSLMAFLVDAYTEDEAPNAKGGVDKRTVLRLDPRLSPVKAAVLPLSRNEALSPKARDLAAELRQNWNVDFDDAQAIGKRYRRQDEIGTPFCITVDFDTLEDDAVTIRERDSMSQERIGLDQVSGYLASRLVGC, from the coding sequence ATGGCCTCAGTCATCGACACCGTCATCAGCCTCTGCAAACGCCGCGGCTTCGTCTACCAGTGCGGCGAGATCTACGGCGGCACCCGCTCCGCCTGGGACTACGGGCCGCTCGGCGTCGAGCTCAAGGAGAACGTCAAGCGCCAGTGGTGGCGCTCGATGGTGCAGGGCCGCGACGACGTCGTCGGCCTCGACTCCTCGGTGATCCTGCCGACGCCGGTGTGGCAGGCCTCGGGCCACCTCGCCGCCTTCGTCGACCCGCTGGTCGAGTGCCTGCAGTGCCACAAGCGCTACCGCCAGGACCACCTCCAGGAGGCCTACGCCGAGAAGCACGGCCTCGACGACCCCGATGCGGTCGAGATGTCCACGCTGGTCTGCGCGAACTGCGGCACCCGCGGCCAGTGGACCGAGCCGCGCATGTTCAACGGCCTGCTGAAGACGTTCCTCGGCCCGGTCGAGTCCGAGGAGGGCCTGCACTACCTGCGCCCCGAGACCGCCCAGGGCATCTTCGTGAACTTCGCGCAGGTCATGACGTCCTCGCGCCAGAAGCCCCCGTTCGGCATCGGCCAGATCGGCAAGAGCTTCCGCAACGAGATCACGCCCGGCAACTTCATCTTCCGCACGCGCGAGTTCGAGCAGATGGAGATGGAGTTCTTCGTCAAGCCCGGCGAGGACGAGGAGTGGCACCAGTACTGGATCGACACGCGCCTCAAGTGGTACACCGACCTCGGCGTGAACCCCGACAACCTGCGCCTCTTCGAGCACCCGGCCGAGAAGCTCTCGCACTACTCCAAGCGCACCGTCGACATCGAGTACCGCTTCGGCTTCGCGGGCTCGGAGTTCGGTGAGCTCGAGGGTGTCGCGAACCGCACCGACTTCGACCTGTCCACGCACGCCGAGCACTCGGGCCGGGACCTGTCGTACTTCGACCAGGCCAACAACGAGCGCTGGACCCCGTACGTGATCGAGCCGGCTGCCGGCGTGAACCGCTCGCTGATGGCCTTCCTCGTGGACGCCTACACCGAGGACGAGGCGCCCAACGCCAAGGGCGGCGTGGACAAGCGCACCGTGCTGCGCCTGGACCCGCGGCTCTCGCCGGTGAAGGCCGCGGTCCTGCCGCTGTCGCGCAACGAGGCCCTGTCGCCCAAGGCGCGCGACCTCGCCGCCGAGTTGCGCCAGAACTGGAACGTCGACTTCGACGACGCCCAGGCGATCGGCAAGCGCTACCGCCGCCAGGACGAGATCGGCACGCCGTTCTGCATCACCGTCGACTTCGACACGCTCGAGGACGACGCCGTCACGATCCGGGAGCGCGACTCGATGTCGCAGGAGCGCATCGGCCTGGACCAGGTCAGCGGGTACCTCGCGTCGCGCCTCGTCGGTTGCTGA